The proteins below are encoded in one region of Pseudomonas putida S13.1.2:
- a CDS encoding DUF4157 domain-containing protein, producing the protein MKRISLLLGLTLALPALAEQACPPGQYQVCLMGCFCAPIDPGQAGQILKDVEVMASSSLTFALRQARDEATASGVEPIPLHIRAQLEPWYDFAVLDAVRFRVGDEQQMSAANALLQNPDVNAVTLIDTIIFRRAGDAEDNVALWAHELKHVQQYQELGVEEFARRYTRNYDDLEGPAYKIEAEVGKALRERASGQAH; encoded by the coding sequence ATGAAGCGGATTAGCCTGCTGCTGGGCCTGACCCTGGCGCTGCCCGCGCTTGCCGAACAAGCGTGCCCACCGGGGCAATACCAGGTATGCCTGATGGGCTGTTTTTGTGCGCCGATAGACCCGGGGCAAGCGGGCCAGATTCTCAAGGATGTGGAGGTCATGGCCTCGTCCAGCCTGACGTTTGCTTTACGCCAGGCCCGGGATGAGGCCACCGCCAGCGGCGTCGAACCGATCCCGCTGCATATCCGTGCGCAACTCGAACCCTGGTACGACTTTGCCGTGCTCGATGCGGTGCGCTTCCGGGTGGGTGACGAACAGCAGATGAGCGCAGCCAACGCGCTGCTGCAGAACCCCGACGTAAACGCCGTGACGCTGATCGACACGATCATCTTCCGCCGGGCCGGCGATGCCGAGGACAACGTGGCCCTGTGGGCCCACGAGCTCAAGCATGTGCAGCAGTACCAGGAGCTGGGCGTGGAGGAATTTGCCCGACGCTATACGCGCAACTATGACGACCTGGAGGGGCCGGCCTACAAGATCGAGGCCGAAGTCGGCAAGGCGCTGCGCGAACGCGCTTCGGGGCAGGCCCACTGA
- a CDS encoding bile acid:sodium symporter family protein — protein sequence MKYLRMLFDNFTLALLGVVLIATVLPCSGDGAVYFGWLTNLAIGLLFFLHGAKLSREAIIAGAGHWRLHLLVFSCTFVMFPLLGLAFKPLFVPLVGNELYLGVLYLCALPATVQSAIAFTSLARGNVPAAICSAAASSLLGIFLTPLLVMMLLGASGDTGSGLDAVLKITLQLLVPFVAGQIARRWIGAWVKRNARWLKVVDQGSILLVVYTAFSEAVVTGLWHTVSPQHLAGLFAVCGILLAVVLFGTRVLGKALGFDLEDRITILFAGSKKSLATGVPMAQVLFVGSGIGAMILPLMLFHQIQLMVCAVLAQRYASREQDAEEASAAS from the coding sequence ATGAAGTATTTGCGCATGTTATTCGATAATTTCACCCTGGCTTTGCTCGGGGTGGTTCTGATCGCCACCGTGCTGCCTTGCTCGGGCGATGGTGCGGTGTATTTCGGCTGGCTGACCAACCTGGCCATCGGCCTGCTGTTCTTCCTGCATGGCGCCAAGCTGTCGCGTGAGGCGATCATTGCCGGCGCCGGGCACTGGCGCCTGCACCTGCTGGTGTTCTCTTGCACGTTCGTGATGTTCCCGCTGCTTGGCCTGGCGTTCAAGCCGCTGTTCGTGCCGCTGGTAGGCAACGAGTTGTACCTGGGCGTGCTCTACCTGTGCGCCTTGCCGGCCACGGTGCAGTCGGCCATCGCCTTCACCTCGCTGGCCCGCGGTAACGTGCCAGCAGCCATTTGCAGCGCGGCGGCGTCCAGCCTGCTGGGCATCTTCCTGACCCCTTTGCTGGTGATGATGTTGCTGGGCGCCAGTGGTGACACCGGTTCGGGTCTGGATGCCGTGCTGAAGATCACCCTGCAACTGCTGGTGCCGTTCGTTGCCGGGCAGATTGCGCGGCGGTGGATCGGCGCCTGGGTCAAGCGCAATGCGCGCTGGCTCAAGGTGGTGGACCAGGGCTCGATCCTGCTGGTGGTGTATACCGCCTTCAGCGAAGCCGTGGTCACTGGGTTGTGGCACACGGTATCGCCGCAGCACCTGGCCGGTTTGTTCGCCGTGTGCGGGATTCTGCTGGCGGTGGTGCTGTTTGGCACCCGTGTGCTTGGCAAGGCATTGGGCTTCGACCTTGAGGACCGCATCACCATCCTGTTTGCCGGCTCCAAGAAAAGCCTGGCGACGGGTGTGCCCATGGCCCAGGTGTTGTTCGTGGGCAGTGGTATTGGCGCGATGATCCTGCCGCTGATGCTGTTCCATCAGATCCAGCTGATGGTCTGCGCGGTGCTGGCGCAGCGTTATGCCAGCCGTGAGCAGGACGCTGAAGAGGCTTCGGCGGCGTCCTGA
- the ampC gene encoding class C beta-lactamase produces MPLSRPAALAAVIALALGHTGAQANDQLQAKVDQIIRPLMQEQGISGMAVAIYARDHAHYFSYGVASKADKVPVSRDTLFEIGSLSKTYTATLVALASAEGKLDLEAPAKRYHPALAGAPIGDATVMELGAYSADCLPLQFPDAVQTPQQVVDFFRHWQPRAKPGTRRCYSNPSLGLFGDLAARAQHQPFSTLMTEGLLAKMGLKNTYLHVPASAQGLYAQGYDAADKPVRVSPGPYADEAYGIKTSASDLLQYVRLHMQPQGLPPAVATATAITQQGYFQVGAMTQGLGWERYPYPVTLGTLVDGNSARLIREPQVTTRLQPALPPLPAAWYNKTGATNGFGAYAAFVPSEQLAVVLLANRNYPNEARVRAAFEILSGL; encoded by the coding sequence ATGCCCCTCTCCCGCCCGGCCGCGCTAGCGGCTGTCATCGCACTGGCTCTGGGCCACACCGGCGCCCAGGCCAACGACCAATTACAGGCCAAGGTCGACCAGATCATCCGCCCGTTGATGCAGGAGCAAGGTATCAGCGGGATGGCCGTGGCGATCTACGCCCGCGACCACGCGCACTATTTCAGCTATGGCGTGGCCAGCAAGGCCGACAAGGTGCCCGTCAGCCGAGACACGCTGTTCGAGATCGGTTCGCTGAGCAAGACCTACACCGCCACCCTGGTCGCGCTGGCCAGCGCCGAAGGCAAGCTGGACCTTGAAGCCCCGGCCAAGCGCTATCATCCTGCACTTGCCGGGGCGCCCATAGGCGACGCGACGGTGATGGAACTGGGCGCCTACAGTGCCGACTGCCTGCCCTTGCAGTTCCCCGATGCGGTGCAGACACCGCAGCAGGTCGTCGATTTCTTCCGCCACTGGCAACCCCGCGCCAAGCCCGGCACCCGGCGCTGCTATTCAAACCCCAGCCTTGGCCTGTTCGGTGACCTGGCCGCCCGCGCCCAGCATCAACCGTTTTCTACGCTGATGACCGAGGGCCTGCTGGCGAAAATGGGCCTGAAAAACACCTACCTGCACGTTCCGGCCAGTGCTCAGGGGCTTTACGCCCAAGGATACGACGCCGCCGACAAACCGGTGCGCGTCTCCCCCGGCCCCTACGCCGACGAGGCCTACGGCATCAAGACCAGCGCCAGCGACCTGCTGCAGTACGTGCGGCTGCACATGCAGCCACAGGGCCTGCCACCGGCAGTGGCGACAGCAACCGCCATCACCCAGCAGGGCTACTTCCAGGTCGGCGCCATGACTCAGGGCCTGGGCTGGGAGCGCTACCCCTACCCCGTCACGCTGGGCACATTGGTAGATGGCAACAGCGCGCGGTTGATCCGTGAACCCCAAGTAACCACGCGCTTGCAACCGGCCCTGCCGCCGCTGCCGGCAGCCTGGTACAACAAGACCGGCGCAACCAACGGGTTCGGTGCATACGCCGCCTTTGTGCCCAGTGAACAGCTGGCAGTGGTGCTGCTGGCCAATCGAAATTACCCGAACGAAGCACGGGTTCGTGCAGCCTTCGAGATACTGTCCGGGCTGTAG
- a CDS encoding YbjQ family protein has protein sequence MIISTTSQLEGRPIAEYLGVVSSESVQGINFVRDFFARFRDFFGGRSQTLESALREAREQATEELKARALQLRADAVVGVDFEISMPSVQGGMVVVFATGTAVRLK, from the coding sequence ATGATCATTTCCACCACCAGCCAGCTCGAAGGGCGCCCGATTGCCGAATACCTGGGCGTGGTCAGCTCCGAATCGGTGCAGGGCATCAACTTCGTACGCGATTTCTTTGCGCGTTTTCGCGACTTTTTCGGCGGCCGCTCGCAAACCTTGGAAAGCGCCCTGCGTGAAGCACGCGAGCAGGCCACCGAAGAACTCAAGGCGCGGGCACTCCAGTTGCGCGCCGACGCGGTAGTGGGTGTGGATTTCGAGATCAGCATGCCGTCGGTGCAGGGTGGCATGGTGGTGGTATTTGCCACCGGCACGGCGGTGCGTCTGAAGTAG
- a CDS encoding EamA family transporter: protein MPLKDLLIALVVIVAWGVNFVVIKVGLDGLPPMLLGALRFLLVAFPAILLVKRPKLPWRWLIAYGATISLGQFAFLFQAMYSGMPPGLASLILQSQAFFTLGFAALFLGERLRLASVLGLLVAASGLALIGSEDGGHVPLLALVLTLCGGAMWGMGNIITRRFGSVDLVALVIWGGLIPPLPFLALSWWLEGPERIAHALANISWSSVLALVYLAFVATMLGYSLWSKLLSRHPAGKVAPFSLLVPVIGLSSSALLLGERLTAIQGWGALLVMAGLLVNVFGARIGQRLRAVSA, encoded by the coding sequence ATGCCGCTCAAGGACCTGCTCATCGCCCTGGTGGTGATCGTCGCCTGGGGAGTCAACTTCGTGGTCATCAAGGTAGGCCTCGATGGCTTGCCGCCGATGTTGCTGGGGGCGCTGCGCTTCTTGTTGGTGGCGTTTCCGGCAATCTTGCTGGTCAAGCGGCCGAAACTGCCCTGGCGCTGGTTGATTGCCTACGGCGCGACGATTTCGCTGGGGCAGTTCGCCTTCCTGTTCCAGGCCATGTACAGCGGCATGCCGCCCGGGCTGGCCTCGCTGATCCTGCAGTCGCAGGCGTTCTTCACGCTGGGGTTCGCTGCACTGTTCCTCGGTGAACGGCTGCGCCTGGCCAGTGTGCTGGGGCTGCTGGTAGCGGCCAGCGGCCTGGCGTTGATTGGTAGCGAAGATGGCGGCCATGTACCCCTGCTGGCGCTGGTGCTGACCTTGTGCGGCGGTGCCATGTGGGGCATGGGCAACATCATCACGCGGCGTTTTGGCTCGGTTGACCTGGTGGCGTTGGTGATCTGGGGCGGGTTGATACCGCCACTGCCGTTCCTGGCGTTGTCCTGGTGGCTGGAAGGGCCGGAGCGCATTGCCCATGCCCTGGCCAACATCAGCTGGAGCTCGGTGCTGGCCCTGGTGTACCTGGCCTTTGTCGCCACCATGCTCGGCTACAGCCTGTGGAGCAAGCTGCTGTCGCGCCACCCGGCCGGCAAGGTGGCGCCGTTCTCGCTGCTGGTACCCGTGATTGGCTTGAGTTCGTCGGCGCTGTTGCTAGGCGAACGCCTGACCGCCATCCAGGGCTGGGGTGCCTTGCTGGTGATGGCGGGGTTGCTGGTGAACGTGTTCGGCGCGCGTATCGGGCAAAGGTTGCGGGCAGTCAGCGCGTAA
- a CDS encoding ABC transporter substrate-binding protein, with the protein MQVLPRVPGLCATLLAIGLGSAQAAPQMVVVGYGGAGQKAQDEAIFKPFSAQDGSKLIQSEYNGEMARIQVMADTGNVDWDVVQIEGPDLMRGCDEGVYEHLDWQRLGHGAELIPDAAQDCGSAALVWSVAIAYDRNKLAQAPASWADFWDVNKYPGKRGLRKRAVYNLEFALLADGVKVEDVYKVLSTPAGVERAFAKLSELKPYVQWWDAGAQPAQWLAAGDVVMTSTYSGRIAVAAQQGSPLAVVWPGSLYGMDYWAIIKGSRHVDQAKRLIAYANQPDTQVRYVQQIPYGPTNTQAAAKLDPALASWVPTSPQNLQGALAMNVEFWVDHGEELEQRFNAWASK; encoded by the coding sequence ATGCAGGTATTACCACGTGTTCCTGGCCTCTGCGCAACGTTGCTGGCCATTGGCCTGGGCAGTGCGCAAGCCGCGCCGCAGATGGTCGTGGTGGGCTATGGCGGCGCCGGCCAGAAGGCCCAGGACGAGGCAATCTTCAAGCCCTTCAGTGCCCAGGATGGCAGCAAGCTGATCCAGAGCGAATACAACGGCGAGATGGCGCGGATCCAGGTGATGGCCGACACCGGCAACGTCGACTGGGACGTGGTACAGATCGAGGGGCCGGACTTGATGCGCGGCTGTGATGAGGGTGTCTACGAACACCTCGACTGGCAGCGCCTGGGCCACGGCGCCGAGCTGATACCCGACGCGGCGCAGGACTGCGGCTCGGCTGCGCTGGTGTGGAGCGTGGCCATCGCTTACGACCGCAACAAGTTGGCGCAGGCACCGGCCTCGTGGGCCGACTTCTGGGACGTGAACAAGTACCCGGGCAAGCGCGGCTTGCGCAAGCGTGCGGTGTATAACCTGGAGTTCGCCCTGCTTGCCGATGGGGTCAAGGTGGAGGACGTCTACAAGGTGCTGTCGACGCCGGCCGGGGTTGAACGTGCTTTCGCCAAGCTCAGCGAACTCAAACCCTATGTCCAGTGGTGGGACGCCGGTGCCCAACCTGCACAGTGGCTGGCTGCGGGTGATGTGGTAATGACTTCGACCTACAGCGGGCGCATCGCCGTGGCGGCGCAGCAGGGCAGCCCGCTGGCCGTGGTATGGCCTGGAAGCCTGTATGGCATGGACTACTGGGCCATCATCAAAGGCTCGCGGCATGTCGACCAGGCCAAGCGGCTGATTGCCTATGCCAACCAGCCGGATACCCAGGTGCGGTATGTACAGCAGATTCCGTATGGGCCGACCAATACCCAGGCCGCTGCCAAACTTGACCCGGCCTTGGCCAGTTGGGTGCCGACTTCGCCGCAGAACCTGCAAGGGGCGCTGGCGATGAATGTGGAATTCTGGGTCGACCATGGCGAAGAGCTGGAACAACGCTTCAATGCCTGGGCGAGCAAGTAG
- a CDS encoding FAD-dependent oxidoreductase, translating into MQTAFPHLFEALQIRGKRLKNRIMSTGHDTCLPTDNLVNDKLIAYQRDRAAGGVGLIVLQVAGVHDSARYTSHVLMATDDACIDGYRQLAEACHAHGTVVLSQLFHPGREIMESADGLLAVAYSASSVPNERFRVMPRALDQPMIDDIVQGYASAARRLHQAGLDGVEVVASHGYLPAQFLNPRVNLRSDGYNGELEQRLRFLREVLAAVRAATDEQFIIGLRISADERDSQGLSEDESLAAAVALQGQLDYLHIVAGTSASLGGAVHIVPPMAIEPAYLARAAGTFKQQLAIPLFVTGRINQPQEAELILARGQADVCGMTRALICDPLMPSKTERGQVEDVRACIACNQACIGHFHRGLAISCIQRPETGRELQYGQLTPTTKPKRILVAGGGPAGMKAAAVAAARGHQVTLYEAGPQLGGQVLLAQLLPRRSEFGGASTNLQREMALAGVEVVRNTRVDRALVERERPDLVIAATGATPYWPAFERSGELQVVDAWQVLRNEVKLGRSVLVIDWRCDWIGPGIAERLVREGHQVQLAVNGTHCGENLPLYVRDQLAGELHRLGIPITPYARLYGSDDNTVYLQHTASGEPMIFEGIDTLVLCMGHQPEDSLASELAGLVEVRRVGDCLAPRTAEEAIHDGLTVAWSL; encoded by the coding sequence ATGCAAACCGCCTTCCCTCACCTGTTCGAAGCTTTGCAGATCCGCGGCAAGCGCTTGAAGAACCGCATCATGTCCACCGGCCACGACACCTGCCTGCCCACCGACAACCTGGTCAACGACAAGCTGATTGCCTACCAGCGCGACCGCGCAGCCGGTGGCGTCGGCTTGATCGTGCTGCAGGTTGCGGGTGTGCATGACAGCGCCCGCTACACCTCGCATGTGCTCATGGCCACCGACGATGCCTGCATCGACGGCTACCGGCAGCTTGCCGAGGCCTGCCATGCACACGGCACCGTGGTGCTGTCGCAACTGTTTCACCCCGGCCGGGAGATCATGGAATCGGCGGACGGCCTGCTGGCGGTTGCCTACTCCGCGTCTTCAGTACCCAACGAACGCTTCCGGGTGATGCCACGCGCACTGGACCAGCCGATGATCGACGACATTGTCCAGGGCTACGCCAGTGCGGCCCGCCGCCTGCACCAGGCCGGGCTGGATGGCGTCGAAGTGGTGGCCAGCCATGGCTACCTGCCCGCGCAGTTCCTCAACCCGCGGGTGAACCTGCGCAGCGACGGCTACAACGGCGAGCTGGAACAGCGCCTGAGGTTCCTGCGCGAGGTGTTGGCCGCCGTGCGCGCCGCCACCGACGAGCAGTTCATCATCGGCCTGCGCATCAGCGCCGACGAGCGCGACAGCCAAGGGTTGAGCGAGGATGAGTCGCTGGCCGCTGCGGTTGCCCTGCAAGGCCAGCTCGACTACCTGCACATCGTCGCTGGCACCTCGGCCTCCCTGGGCGGCGCCGTGCACATCGTCCCGCCCATGGCCATCGAGCCGGCCTACCTGGCCCGAGCAGCTGGCACCTTCAAGCAACAGCTGGCCATTCCGTTGTTCGTGACCGGGCGCATCAACCAGCCCCAGGAAGCCGAACTGATCCTGGCCCGCGGCCAGGCCGATGTCTGCGGCATGACCCGCGCACTGATCTGTGACCCGCTGATGCCGAGCAAGACCGAACGCGGCCAGGTCGAAGATGTACGCGCCTGTATCGCCTGCAACCAGGCCTGCATCGGCCACTTCCATCGTGGCTTGGCCATTTCCTGCATCCAGCGGCCAGAAACCGGCCGAGAATTGCAATATGGGCAGCTGACGCCCACCACCAAGCCCAAACGAATCCTCGTCGCTGGTGGCGGGCCCGCCGGCATGAAGGCCGCCGCCGTGGCCGCCGCCCGTGGGCACCAGGTAACGCTGTACGAGGCCGGCCCGCAGCTCGGTGGCCAGGTGCTGCTGGCCCAATTGCTACCGCGGCGCAGCGAGTTCGGCGGCGCCAGCACCAACCTGCAACGGGAAATGGCCCTGGCCGGTGTGGAAGTCGTGCGCAACACCCGGGTCGACCGCGCCCTGGTCGAGCGCGAACGCCCCGACCTGGTCATTGCCGCTACCGGCGCTACCCCCTATTGGCCGGCGTTCGAGCGCAGCGGCGAGCTGCAGGTGGTGGACGCCTGGCAAGTACTGCGCAACGAAGTGAAGCTGGGGCGTTCGGTGCTGGTGATCGACTGGCGCTGCGACTGGATCGGCCCTGGCATCGCCGAACGCCTGGTGCGCGAGGGGCACCAGGTGCAGTTGGCAGTCAACGGTACCCACTGCGGTGAAAACCTGCCGCTGTACGTGCGTGATCAGCTGGCCGGCGAGCTGCATCGCCTGGGCATCCCCATCACCCCTTATGCGCGCCTGTATGGCAGCGACGACAACACGGTGTACCTGCAACATACCGCCAGCGGCGAGCCGATGATCTTCGAGGGCATCGACACCTTGGTGCTGTGCATGGGCCATCAGCCGGAAGACAGCCTGGCCAGCGAGCTGGCCGGCCTGGTAGAAGTGCGGCGCGTTGGCGACTGCCTGGCACCACGCACCGCCGAAGAAGCGATTCACGACGGCCTGACGGTTGCCTGGTCGCTCTGA
- a CDS encoding helix-turn-helix domain-containing protein produces MSQLPQPPASEAGGAAPQFLGTRIRGLRKRRGMTLAELAAHSELTAGYISQLERNLSYPSIPALFNIARSLGVTIQWFFASEAITAPEDQGYVVRRNSRLSVHYEDGIVDQLLTPQPNRQLEILHSRFPPGTYSQQSYSHEGEEAGYILSGSFELWVGERHFQLGEGDSFSFSSQEPHRYGNPGEVDAVVIWVITPPTF; encoded by the coding sequence ATGAGCCAACTCCCCCAGCCCCCCGCCAGCGAAGCCGGGGGCGCCGCGCCGCAGTTCCTGGGCACACGCATCCGCGGCCTGCGCAAGCGCCGCGGCATGACCCTGGCGGAGCTGGCCGCGCACAGTGAACTGACCGCCGGTTACATCAGCCAACTGGAGCGCAACCTTTCCTACCCGTCGATCCCGGCGCTGTTCAACATCGCCCGCAGCCTGGGTGTGACCATCCAGTGGTTCTTCGCCAGCGAAGCCATCACTGCACCAGAGGACCAGGGCTATGTGGTGCGGCGCAACAGCCGCCTGAGCGTGCACTATGAAGATGGCATCGTCGATCAGCTGCTCACCCCCCAGCCCAACCGCCAGCTGGAGATCCTGCACTCGCGCTTCCCCCCTGGCACCTACAGCCAGCAAAGCTACAGCCATGAAGGCGAAGAAGCCGGCTATATCCTCAGCGGCAGCTTCGAGCTTTGGGTGGGTGAACGGCACTTCCAGCTGGGTGAAGGCGACAGTTTCAGCTTCTCGAGCCAGGAGCCCCACCGCTACGGCAACCCCGGTGAGGTGGATGCCGTGGTGATCTGGGTGATCACGCCGCCAACATTCTGA
- a CDS encoding NAD(P)/FAD-dependent oxidoreductase: protein MKQILIIGAGFAGLWSALSAIRQLDLNGSKEVEVTLLAPQAELHVRPRFYEPDVHTMAAPLQDLLDAVNVRFVQGTAFHIDEAARRVSYRTRSGTQCALPYDRLIMACGSVLNRPDMVGIEQVFDVDKIDSAARLEAHLKSLASLPDTPARNTVVVAGGGFTGIETATELPARLREILGEDTALRVVVIDRGPRVGAALGDGIRPAIEQACEALGVEWVSGATVAAVDAAGVLLDNGQRIDASTVVWTVGFKANPLTEQISGERDRQGRLHVDGNLKVKGNDAVYAAGDVAYAACDELGNYAVMSCQHAIPLGRYAGNNAAAELIGVAPMPYSQPKYVTCLDLGAWGAVYTEGWERAVSPPEDKAEAKALKAQINTVWIYPPAADRAAALAAADPTIPVA from the coding sequence ATGAAGCAGATCCTGATCATCGGCGCGGGCTTTGCCGGCCTGTGGAGCGCACTCAGCGCCATCCGCCAGCTTGACCTCAACGGTAGCAAGGAGGTCGAGGTCACCTTGCTCGCCCCCCAGGCCGAACTGCATGTGCGCCCGCGCTTCTACGAGCCCGACGTTCACACCATGGCCGCGCCGCTGCAGGACCTGCTCGATGCCGTCAACGTTCGCTTTGTGCAAGGCACGGCATTCCACATCGATGAAGCGGCCCGCCGGGTCAGCTACCGTACCCGCAGCGGCACCCAGTGCGCCCTGCCCTACGACCGCCTGATCATGGCCTGCGGCAGTGTGCTCAACCGGCCTGACATGGTCGGTATCGAGCAGGTTTTCGACGTCGACAAGATCGACAGCGCTGCGCGCCTGGAAGCCCACCTCAAGTCGTTGGCCAGCCTGCCCGACACGCCCGCGCGCAATACCGTGGTGGTAGCCGGGGGCGGCTTTACCGGCATCGAGACTGCCACCGAGCTGCCGGCACGGCTCCGGGAAATCCTCGGTGAAGATACAGCGTTGCGTGTGGTAGTCATCGATCGCGGCCCCAGGGTGGGTGCAGCGTTGGGAGACGGCATTCGCCCGGCCATCGAACAGGCTTGCGAGGCGCTGGGTGTGGAATGGGTGAGCGGTGCCACGGTGGCTGCGGTGGACGCAGCCGGCGTATTGCTGGACAACGGCCAGCGCATCGACGCCAGTACGGTGGTATGGACGGTGGGCTTCAAGGCCAACCCGCTCACCGAACAGATCAGCGGCGAGCGCGACCGCCAGGGGCGCCTGCATGTGGATGGCAACCTGAAGGTCAAGGGCAATGATGCGGTGTACGCGGCGGGTGATGTGGCCTATGCCGCCTGTGACGAACTAGGCAATTACGCAGTGATGTCCTGCCAGCATGCGATTCCGCTGGGGCGCTATGCGGGCAACAATGCCGCTGCCGAGCTGATCGGCGTGGCACCCATGCCCTACAGCCAGCCCAAGTACGTGACTTGCCTGGACCTGGGAGCCTGGGGCGCGGTGTATACCGAAGGGTGGGAACGTGCGGTGTCACCACCGGAGGACAAAGCCGAGGCCAAGGCGCTGAAGGCGCAGATCAACACGGTATGGATCTACCCGCCAGCGGCGGATCGCGCTGCGGCTTTGGCGGCTGCCGACCCAACCATCCCGGTCGCCTGA
- a CDS encoding FMN-dependent NADH-azoreductase, whose product MKLLHIDSSILGDNSASRQLSREVVEAWKAADPSVEVVYRDLAADAIAHFSAATLVAAGTPEDVRDAAQAFEAKLSAETLEEFLAADAVVIGAPMYNFTVPTQLKAWIDRVAVAGKTFRYTEAGPEGLCGNKKVVLVSTAGGLHAGQPTGAGHEDFLKVFLGFIGVTDLEIVRAHGLAYGPEHRSQAIDAAQAQIANELFAAA is encoded by the coding sequence ATGAAACTGTTGCATATCGATTCGAGCATCCTGGGCGACAATTCCGCCTCCCGCCAGCTGAGCCGTGAAGTGGTCGAAGCCTGGAAGGCCGCCGACCCGAGCGTGGAGGTGGTGTACCGCGACCTGGCCGCCGACGCCATCGCGCACTTCTCTGCCGCCACCCTGGTGGCCGCAGGTACCCCTGAAGACGTGCGCGATGCAGCCCAGGCGTTCGAAGCCAAGCTGAGCGCGGAAACCCTGGAAGAGTTCCTGGCCGCTGATGCCGTGGTGATTGGTGCGCCGATGTACAACTTCACCGTGCCGACCCAGCTCAAGGCCTGGATCGACCGCGTTGCCGTTGCCGGCAAGACCTTCCGCTACACCGAAGCGGGCCCGGAAGGCCTGTGCGGCAACAAGAAAGTGGTGCTGGTGTCCACCGCCGGTGGCCTGCACGCTGGCCAGCCGACGGGCGCCGGGCATGAAGACTTCCTGAAAGTGTTCCTGGGCTTTATCGGTGTCACCGACCTGGAAATCGTTCGCGCCCATGGCCTGGCTTATGGCCCGGAACACCGCAGCCAGGCAATTGATGCTGCACAGGCGCAGATTGCCAATGAGCTGTTTGCCGCTGCCTGA
- a CDS encoding LysR substrate-binding domain-containing protein, translating to MQDLNDLFYFARVVEAGGFAAAGRQLGIPKSRLSRRIAELEERLGTRLLQRTTRQLKLTAVGERYLHHCQAMLLEAEAADEAVASMSSEPRGRLRVSCPVALAHAFLPDVISRFLAQYPLVQLDMVLLNRRVDLISEGIDVALRVRDLGDEDPALVTRRLRQAQMQLVAAPGFADHIREPSELASLPVLGAAEADRLVHFRLFGPQGKQQEIALEPRLAIDDFVVRNAAVRAGLGFTALPSMFCEEELERGELVRLLPDWSLPGGYLQAVYPHRRGVLPAVRVWIDHLAASFEACAERYV from the coding sequence ATGCAAGACCTCAACGACCTTTTCTACTTTGCCCGCGTGGTCGAAGCCGGCGGTTTCGCTGCAGCCGGGCGTCAGTTGGGCATCCCCAAGTCGCGCCTGTCACGGCGTATTGCCGAACTGGAAGAACGCCTGGGCACCCGCCTGCTGCAACGCACCACACGGCAACTGAAACTCACGGCGGTGGGCGAGCGCTACCTGCACCACTGCCAGGCCATGCTGCTGGAAGCCGAAGCCGCCGATGAAGCCGTAGCCAGCATGAGCAGCGAGCCGCGCGGGCGCTTGCGGGTGTCTTGCCCTGTAGCGTTGGCGCATGCCTTTCTGCCGGATGTGATCAGCCGCTTTCTTGCCCAGTACCCGCTGGTGCAGCTGGACATGGTGCTGCTCAACCGCCGCGTCGACCTGATTTCCGAAGGCATCGACGTGGCGCTGCGCGTACGAGACCTGGGCGACGAAGACCCGGCCCTGGTTACTCGCCGCCTGCGTCAGGCGCAGATGCAACTGGTGGCCGCGCCCGGTTTCGCCGACCACATCCGCGAACCAAGTGAGCTGGCGTCACTGCCGGTGCTGGGCGCCGCCGAAGCAGACCGGCTGGTACACTTCCGCCTGTTCGGCCCCCAAGGCAAACAACAGGAAATTGCCCTGGAACCGCGCTTGGCCATCGATGATTTCGTGGTACGTAACGCTGCTGTACGGGCTGGCCTGGGCTTCACCGCGCTGCCCAGCATGTTCTGCGAAGAAGAACTGGAACGCGGCGAACTGGTGCGCCTGCTGCCAGATTGGTCACTGCCAGGTGGCTATCTGCAGGCGGTGTACCCGCACCGGCGCGGCGTACTGCCTGCGGTGCGGGTATGGATCGATCACCTGGCGGCATCATTCGAGGCCTGTGCAGAGCGGTATGTCTGA